CCCATCAGCATGACCAAAATACTGAGAAGCCCTCCTAAAATCCAGGTTGCTGCTACTGCTTCTTTAATTTTAGTGAAATTACGAGCCCCATAATAGCGGGCAATGACAATCCCCATGCCATTTCCAACACCAAGCGTAAAGCCTATAATCAAGTCAAAAATGGCCGTTGTTGCTCCTACTGCTGCCAAGGATTCTTGGCCAAGAAAACGCCCAACAATCAAGACGTCAGCCGTATTATAAAGCTGTTGAAAGATATTAGACAGCAAGATTGGAAAGGCAAAGCTTAAAAGCGAAGGAAGAATAGGACCATGTATCAAGTCCACGGATTGTTTCTTATTCATAAAGCTATTATATCAGCTTTCTAGAGGAGCGACAAGGCTCTGTCACTAAGTTTGGAATCAATTGCTTACAGAGAGACAATTTGCTATAATCAAGAAAAGGAGGTCATTTATGAGTTTGACTAGTCAATTAATAACGGATGTATTTCCTGATCTGGATAAGGTTGAAAAGCTAAACAAGGAAGCATTCCCTGAGGAAGAACGAGTTCCTCTGTCAGAATTTTTACGCTATCAAGACCGAGAAGACGCTCACTTTTTTGCCTTTTATAACCAAGAAGAGTTTGTCGGCTTTGCTTTTGCCATCTCCAATCCAAAGGCCTTCTATATCAGTTTTTTTGCCATCATGCCCCACTTGAGAAGCCACGGATATGGAAAAGAAATCATCGAAAAGCTGACTGATTTTTACCAGCGAACCATGTTACTAGAAGTCGAGCGATTGGACGAAGAATGCGATAACTTGGAGCAGAGAAAGGCCCGCATGGATTTCTATCGCCAAAATGGTTTCAAAACAGCCAACGCTTTTCTAGAGTACGATGGTTTGAGTTTTGAAATTCTCTACCGTGGCGACTATTTTGACGAAGAGGCCTATCGCGACATCTTCCAAAAGTTACAAAATGAACATTATTTTGACTTTCATATAGAGTATCGTCGTTTTAGTGACCATTAAACAGGACTTATCCATCTAGTGAAGAACCTCTCTTTTTCGATAGAAGCTACATATAAAAATGCATGTAATCTACGATTACATGCATTTTTTATTTTCAACTGATCAGAATAAACTTTTATTCTCTCTATGGCTTAAGCTTCTGCATTGCCTTCTGGAAGAAGGAAGTAGAGAACAGCATAAGCTAAGATTCCAGAACCACCAAGTAGGGTGAAGATGATCCAAAGTGCACGAACAAGTGTGTGGTCCATGTTAAAGTAGTCACCGATACCTGCACAAACACCAGCAATCTTTTTGTCTTGTACGTTACGAACAAGGCGTTTTTCCATTATAGTAGTCTCCTTTTTATAGAATGTTTTAATTTTATCATCAAATTAAAAAAATTGCAACAGTT
This genomic stretch from Streptococcus sp. 1643 harbors:
- a CDS encoding PspC domain-containing protein yields the protein MEKRLVRNVQDKKIAGVCAGIGDYFNMDHTLVRALWIIFTLLGGSGILAYAVLYFLLPEGNAEA
- a CDS encoding GNAT family N-acetyltransferase, with the protein product MSLTSQLITDVFPDLDKVEKLNKEAFPEEERVPLSEFLRYQDREDAHFFAFYNQEEFVGFAFAISNPKAFYISFFAIMPHLRSHGYGKEIIEKLTDFYQRTMLLEVERLDEECDNLEQRKARMDFYRQNGFKTANAFLEYDGLSFEILYRGDYFDEEAYRDIFQKLQNEHYFDFHIEYRRFSDH